From the genome of Kryptolebias marmoratus isolate JLee-2015 linkage group LG19, ASM164957v2, whole genome shotgun sequence, one region includes:
- the ncoa1 gene encoding nuclear receptor coactivator 1 isoform X2 has product MSAVGESPLDPATPESRKRKGSPCDTSGQSLEKRRRELECRYIEELAELLSSNMGDIASLSVKPDKCHILKSTVDQIQQIKRREQEKAALLSPDEDVQKSDISSSSQGLVEKEALGPMLLEALDGFFFVVNREGRIVFVSENVTSYLGYTQEELMTSSVYSILHVGDHNEFVRNLLPKSLVNGVPWPQEPGRRSSHTFNCRMLKRPPDEVDSENMEARQQYEIMQCFAVSPPRAVQEDGDDLQSCLICTACRMPRSQPVSTESFITKQDPTGKIISIETSALRATGRPGWEDLVRKCIYAFFQPQGKEPSHAKKLLHEVMTHGTAVSPLYHFTLSDGTTLSAQTRCKFCCLPNPDVQPFIMGIHTIDREHNTASSQENTNPSLPPTPGSISQTPSRSPSLPPGSNSNQGAVPLATSSLHINNGNAPSLGHSPTTPTGYLTPSRTNCPPQVNSLSPLSSPHTATSTSFMSPRMPRASPGLGGSPRVPGNPFSPSTPGLQSPAGALSSGGCLNRQHSGGDGNTGANGGSSGSFSLSSPGLQRQASTPTGSSTQPSSAKPSEGGEEGGEDSAKAPLPSASQLGNSRLNQLLDSSGTGVESHNSVHCTSSPHPPNPSPGPQCPASHSSLTERHKILHRLLLDSSPNDASAAEDGLNKNDVEIKKEPPASPALSTAPHKPGSREPQDHQLLRFLLDTDEKDLGDLPPPSALSLQTVRVKVEKRISVEGLTCSGSAVTPGGASKPAGVSSSSACISPKSSPIGENRRDSRDSTTSVGPVDKDPLSQFLPGLRGPLGAKQGSEDSVNPGVGLQSPTSQPPAQLQSPLSQPQSVPQLQSPSPQLLPSSPLKLQSPTHLQPGEACAPRSVSVKREPPGTPNRGLGDGGPPSGCSLQTQSSFDFCNPATPSQPQGQGDHFQTSKDCSPFPEAEVINLFGSSTGLTKMDVGDSQFQPLALSNTLSFDGLGAPLQTSLASPQEQCVPCTLDEELRPPTTPEGRNDEKVLIEQLVSFLSGTDESELIKLDKALGIDKLVQGGCFDPFPQSFLPQQPTATPVSMDPKPPTFTSQFTPASQATFPPELAAVGQHGLGFGAPRGAFPGGLRPGVTRPQGMGAQVRLPPNQLRLQLQQRLQGPQQLQNRLAAMSPFPGGAQQVNNGIRPGVQQPQMSSQPPLNAQMLAQRQRELYSIQHRQRQLFQQKVMLMRQNMAGAPTGAAGPIGTARVPKVPPTTSPQQFSFPPGYNPMTGNTPTSPSHFSPMSGGPLDSKLPARVPLSNQALLGGLQGQFDSNVNSSLQQGLFQQFAGSAVVQQDPPFPPEMSPTSPLLSPQNSTSQSPLLQQALPPGYQSPDMKSWQQAGILIRQSGPSAGQPFGQQGVYNNMSITVSMAGGSGGISSLPPVGQAVGMSNSNLSNVGSVCSDQQVQQVQVFADVQCTVNLVGSDSYLNQGSIGAAAPPKGPGPQGSQSNQAQQKSLLQQLLTE; this is encoded by the exons atgagtgcAGTAGGGGAAAGCCCCCTGGACCCTGCCACGCCGGAGTCACGCAAGAGGAAGGGCTCGCCATGCGACACGTCGGGGCAAAG TCTGGAGAAGCGGAGACGGGAGCTGGAGTGCCGTTACATCGAGGAGCTGGCTGAGCTGCTGTCATCCAACATGGGCGACATTGCCAGTCTCAGCGTGAAGCCCGATAAGTGCCACATCCTCAAGAGCACCGTGGACCAAATCCAGCAGATCAAACGGCGTGAGCAGG AAAAAGCAGCTCTTCTTTCTCCAGACGAGGATGTGCAGAAGAGCGACATCTCCTCCAGTAGTCAGGGgctggtggagaaggaggcccTGGGGCCCATGCTGCTCGAG GCCCTAGACGGGTTCTTCTTTGTGGTCAACCGCGAGGGTCGCATCGTCTTCGTCTCTGAGAACGTGACGAGTTATCTCGGCTACACCCAGGAAGAGCTGATGACCTCCAGCGTCTACAGCATCCTCCATGTGGGAGACCACAATGAATTTGTTCGAAATCTGCTGCCTAAAAGCCTCG TGAACGGCGTCCCGTGGCCGCAGGAACCTGGCCGCAGGAGCAGCCACACCTTTAACTGTCGCATGTTGAAGCGGCCGCCGGACGAGGTGGACTCGGAGAACATGGAGGCCCGGCAGCAGTACGAGATCATGCAGTGTTTCGCCGTGTCGCCGCCGCGGGCCGTGCAGGAGGACGGAGACG acctGCAGAGCTGCCTGATCTGCACCGCCTGTCGGATGCCGCGCTCTCAGCCTGTCAGCACAGAGTCCTTCATTACGAAGCAGGACCCCACAG GGAAGATCATCTCCATAGAAACGAGCGCTTTGCGAGCGACAGGCCGGCCTGGCTGGGAGGACCTGGTCAGGAAGTGCATCTACGCCTTCTTCCAGCCGCAGGGCAAAGAGCCCTCCCACGCCAAGAAGCTGCTGCACGAGG tGATGACTCACGGCACCGCCGTCAGCCCGCTGTATCATTTCACGTTAAGTGACGGCACGACGCTCAGCGCTCAGACCCGCTGCAAGTTCTGCTGCCTCCCCAACCCTGACGTGCAGCCCTTCATCATGGGCATCCACACTATTGACAG GGAACACAACACTGCTAGCTCTCAGGAAAACACTAACCCCAGCCTTCCACCGACCCCCGGCAGTATTTCTCAGACTCCCTCCCGGTCCCCTTCGCTTCCCCCGGGCAGCAACTCAAACCAAGGCGCGGTACCCCTCGCAACCTCCAGCCTCCATATCAACAACGGCAACGCCCCCTCCCTCGGACACAGTCCAACCACACCAACAGGCTACCTGACCCCCAGTCGGACGAACTGTCCCCCCCAGGTCAACAGCCTTTCTCCTCTCAGCAGCCCACACACAGCCACCTCTACCTCTTTTATGTCACCCAGGATGCCGCGGGCTAGTCCTGGGTTGGGGGGGAGCCCTCGGGTGCCAGGGAACCCCTTCTCTCCCTCTACGCCGGGCCTCCAGTCCCCAGCGGGGGCTCTGAGCAGCGGGGGCTGCCTCAACAGGCAGCACTCCGGTGGTGATGGTAATACTGGTGCAAATGGCGGATCGTCAGGGTCTTTCTCCCTGTCTTCTCCTGGACTTCAGAGACAAGCCAGTACGCCCACCGGCTCCTCAACCCAGCCATCGTCAGCAAAGCCCTCAGAGGGAGGGGAAGAAGGCGGGGAGGACTCTGCTAAAGCCCCCCTTCCTTCTGCCTCACAGCTGGGTAACTCCAGACTCAACCAGCTCCTGGACAGCAGTGGGACAGGAGTTGAGTCACACAACAGCGTCCACTGCACTTCATCACCTCATCCTCCGAACCCCTCCCCCGGTCCTCAGTGTCCCGCCTCCCACAGCAGTCTGACGGAACGGCACAAGATCCTGCACAGGCTGCTGCTCGACAGCAGTCCGAACGATGCCTCCGCCGCCGAGGACGGATTAAACAAAAACGACGTCGAGATCAAGAAGGAGCCGCCTGCCAGTCCGGCTCTGAGCACAGCGCCTCACAAGCCTGGCTCCAGAGAGCCGCAGGACCACCAGTTACTCCGATTTCTCCTGGATACAGACGAAAAG GACTTGGGAGACCTTCCACCTCCATCGGCTCTGAGCCTTCAGACGGTCAGAGTGAAGGTGGAGAAGAGAATCAGCGTGGAGGGACTGACCTGTTCGGGTTCAGCCGTCACACCTGGAGGAGCATCCAAACCTGCAGGAGTCTCCAGCAGCTCGGCTTGCATCAGCCCCAAATCAAGTCCCATCGGAGAGAACCGCCGAGACAGCAGAGACTCCACG ACATCTGTTGGACCTGTTGATAAGGACCCTCTCAGCCAGTTTCTGCCGGGCCTCAGGGGGCCGCTCGGGGCCAAACAGGGCAGCGAGGATTCGGTGAATCCCGGCGTAGGCCTTCAGTCTCCGACCTCCCAGCCTCCAGCTCAGCTCCAGTCCCCCCTGTCCCAGCCTCAGTCTGTCCCCCAGCTCCAGTCCCCGTCACCTCAGCTCCTCCCGTCCTCCCCGCTCAAACTGCAGTCGCCGACTCACCTCCAGCCCGGCGAGGCCTGCGCTCCTCGGAGTGTCAGCGTGAAGAGGGAGCCTCCTGGGACCCCCAACAGAG GGCTCGGCGATGGCGGCCCGCCCTCCGGCTGCAGCCTCCAGACGCAGTCCTCGTTTGATTTCTGCAATCCTGCCACTCCAAGCCAGCCGCAGGGCCAGGGAGACCACTTCCAGACCTCCAAAGACTGCAGCCCTTTCCCAGAGGCTGAAGTTATCAACCTCTTTGGTTCAAGCACAG gGCTAACCAAGATGGATGTGGGAGACTCCCAGTTCCAGCCTCTGGCTCTGTCCAACACCTTGTCTTTCGATGGACTCGGAGCTCCTCTTCAGACTTCTTTAGCGTCGCCTCAAGA GCAGTGTGTGCCCTGTACGCTGGACGAAGAGCTCAGACCCCCGACCACGCCTGAAGGCCGAAACGACGAGAAGGTTCTGATAGAGCAGCTCGTCTCCTTCCTCAGCGGGACAGACGAGAGTGAACTGATCAAACTGGACAAAGCCCTGGGTATCGACAAACTGGTGCAG GGTGGCTGCTTTGACCCTTTCCCTCAAAGTTTCCTCCCCCAGCAACCTACTGCCACACCAGTTTCCATGGACCCCAAACCCCCCACCTTCACCTCCCAGTTTACACCAGCCTCACAAGCTACATTTCCTCCAGAGCTTGCCGCCGTGGGGCAGCACGGCCTGGGGTTTGGAGCCCCCCGCGGGGCGTTTCCGGGCGGGTTGAGGCCGGGCGTGACCAGGCCGCAGGGGATGGGCGCCCAGGTCCGGCTGCCCCCCAACCAGCTGCGCCTGCAGCTACAGCAGAGACTGCAGGGCCCGCAGCAG CTGCAGAACCGACTGGCAGCCATGAGTCCGTTTCCGGGAGGAGCCCAACAAGTCAACAACGGGATTCGTCCGGGGGTTCAGCAGCCGCAGATGTCCTCACAG cctcCACTCAACGCTCAGATGCTGGCCCAGCGTCAGCGGGAGCTCTACAGCATCCAGCACCGTCAGCGCCAGCTTTTCCAGCAGAAGGTCATGCTCATGAGACAGAACATGGCGGGCGCTCCGACCGGCGCCGCGGGACCCATCGGAACCGCCAGGGTCCCGAAGGTGCCCCCCACCACGTCTCCGCAGCAGTTCAGCTTCCCGCCCGGGTACAACCCAATGACGGGAAACACCCCTACCTCACCGAGTCACTTCAGCCCCATGTCGGGGGGCCCCCTGGACAGCAAGCTGCCCGCCAGAGTTCCCCTGAGCAACCAGGCGCTGCTGGGCGGCTTGCAGGGCCAGTTCGACAGCAACGTGAACTCCTCATTACAGCAGGGCCTCTTTCAGCAGTTTGCAGGGTCcg CTGTGGTCCAACAAGACCCACCGTTTCCTCCTGAGATGAGCCCCACCAGCCCGTTGTTATCACCTCAGAACTCCACCTCCCAGAGTCCTTTGCTTCAACAGGCCCTGCCTCCTGGCTACCAGTCACCAGACATGAAGAGCTGGCAACAAGCGGGCAT CCTGATCCGTCAGTCGGGACCGAGCGCAGGACAGCCGTTCGGCCAGCAGGGGGTGTACAACAACATGAGCATCACCGTCTCCATGGCTGGAGGCTCGGGGGGCATCAGCTCGTTACCTCCGGTGGGACAGGCGGTCGGCATGAGCAACAGTAACCTCAGCAACGTCGGCTCGGTGTGCAGCGACCAGCAG GTGCAGCAGGTTCAGGTGTTCGCGGACGTCCAGTGCACGGTGAACCTCGTCGGCAGTGACTCCTACCTGAACCAGGGCTCCATCGGGGCCGCGGCGCCGCCCAAGGGCCCCGGTCCGCAGGGCTCCCAGAGCAACCAGGCCCAGCAGAAGagcctcctccagcagctcctcacTGAGTGA
- the ncoa1 gene encoding nuclear receptor coactivator 1 isoform X1 produces the protein MSAVGESPLDPATPESRKRKGSPCDTSGQSLEKRRRELECRYIEELAELLSSNMGDIASLSVKPDKCHILKSTVDQIQQIKRREQEKAALLSPDEDVQKSDISSSSQGLVEKEALGPMLLEALDGFFFVVNREGRIVFVSENVTSYLGYTQEELMTSSVYSILHVGDHNEFVRNLLPKSLVNGVPWPQEPGRRSSHTFNCRMLKRPPDEVDSENMEARQQYEIMQCFAVSPPRAVQEDGDDLQSCLICTACRMPRSQPVSTESFITKQDPTGKIISIETSALRATGRPGWEDLVRKCIYAFFQPQGKEPSHAKKLLHEVMTHGTAVSPLYHFTLSDGTTLSAQTRCKFCCLPNPDVQPFIMGIHTIDREHNTASSQENTNPSLPPTPGSISQTPSRSPSLPPGSNSNQGAVPLATSSLHINNGNAPSLGHSPTTPTGYLTPSRTNCPPQVNSLSPLSSPHTATSTSFMSPRMPRASPGLGGSPRVPGNPFSPSTPGLQSPAGALSSGGCLNRQHSGGDGNTGANGGSSGSFSLSSPGLQRQASTPTGSSTQPSSAKPSEGGEEGGEDSAKAPLPSASQLGNSRLNQLLDSSGTGVESHNSVHCTSSPHPPNPSPGPQCPASHSSLTERHKILHRLLLDSSPNDASAAEDGLNKNDVEIKKEPPASPALSTAPHKPGSREPQDHQLLRFLLDTDEKDLGDLPPPSALSLQTVRVKVEKRISVEGLTCSGSAVTPGGASKPAGVSSSSACISPKSSPIGENRRDSRDSTTSVGPVDKDPLSQFLPGLRGPLGAKQGSEDSVNPGVGLQSPTSQPPAQLQSPLSQPQSVPQLQSPSPQLLPSSPLKLQSPTHLQPGEACAPRSVSVKREPPGTPNRGLGDGGPPSGCSLQTQSSFDFCNPATPSQPQGQGDHFQTSKDCSPFPEAEVINLFGSSTGLTKMDVGDSQFQPLALSNTLSFDGLGAPLQTSLASPQEQCVPCTLDEELRPPTTPEGRNDEKVLIEQLVSFLSGTDESELIKLDKALGIDKLVQGGCFDPFPQSFLPQQPTATPVSMDPKPPTFTSQFTPASQATFPPELAAVGQHGLGFGAPRGAFPGGLRPGVTRPQGMGAQVRLPPNQLRLQLQQRLQGPQQLQNRLAAMSPFPGGAQQVNNGIRPGVQQPQMSSQQPPLNAQMLAQRQRELYSIQHRQRQLFQQKVMLMRQNMAGAPTGAAGPIGTARVPKVPPTTSPQQFSFPPGYNPMTGNTPTSPSHFSPMSGGPLDSKLPARVPLSNQALLGGLQGQFDSNVNSSLQQGLFQQFAGSAVVQQDPPFPPEMSPTSPLLSPQNSTSQSPLLQQALPPGYQSPDMKSWQQAGILIRQSGPSAGQPFGQQGVYNNMSITVSMAGGSGGISSLPPVGQAVGMSNSNLSNVGSVCSDQQVQQVQVFADVQCTVNLVGSDSYLNQGSIGAAAPPKGPGPQGSQSNQAQQKSLLQQLLTE, from the exons atgagtgcAGTAGGGGAAAGCCCCCTGGACCCTGCCACGCCGGAGTCACGCAAGAGGAAGGGCTCGCCATGCGACACGTCGGGGCAAAG TCTGGAGAAGCGGAGACGGGAGCTGGAGTGCCGTTACATCGAGGAGCTGGCTGAGCTGCTGTCATCCAACATGGGCGACATTGCCAGTCTCAGCGTGAAGCCCGATAAGTGCCACATCCTCAAGAGCACCGTGGACCAAATCCAGCAGATCAAACGGCGTGAGCAGG AAAAAGCAGCTCTTCTTTCTCCAGACGAGGATGTGCAGAAGAGCGACATCTCCTCCAGTAGTCAGGGgctggtggagaaggaggcccTGGGGCCCATGCTGCTCGAG GCCCTAGACGGGTTCTTCTTTGTGGTCAACCGCGAGGGTCGCATCGTCTTCGTCTCTGAGAACGTGACGAGTTATCTCGGCTACACCCAGGAAGAGCTGATGACCTCCAGCGTCTACAGCATCCTCCATGTGGGAGACCACAATGAATTTGTTCGAAATCTGCTGCCTAAAAGCCTCG TGAACGGCGTCCCGTGGCCGCAGGAACCTGGCCGCAGGAGCAGCCACACCTTTAACTGTCGCATGTTGAAGCGGCCGCCGGACGAGGTGGACTCGGAGAACATGGAGGCCCGGCAGCAGTACGAGATCATGCAGTGTTTCGCCGTGTCGCCGCCGCGGGCCGTGCAGGAGGACGGAGACG acctGCAGAGCTGCCTGATCTGCACCGCCTGTCGGATGCCGCGCTCTCAGCCTGTCAGCACAGAGTCCTTCATTACGAAGCAGGACCCCACAG GGAAGATCATCTCCATAGAAACGAGCGCTTTGCGAGCGACAGGCCGGCCTGGCTGGGAGGACCTGGTCAGGAAGTGCATCTACGCCTTCTTCCAGCCGCAGGGCAAAGAGCCCTCCCACGCCAAGAAGCTGCTGCACGAGG tGATGACTCACGGCACCGCCGTCAGCCCGCTGTATCATTTCACGTTAAGTGACGGCACGACGCTCAGCGCTCAGACCCGCTGCAAGTTCTGCTGCCTCCCCAACCCTGACGTGCAGCCCTTCATCATGGGCATCCACACTATTGACAG GGAACACAACACTGCTAGCTCTCAGGAAAACACTAACCCCAGCCTTCCACCGACCCCCGGCAGTATTTCTCAGACTCCCTCCCGGTCCCCTTCGCTTCCCCCGGGCAGCAACTCAAACCAAGGCGCGGTACCCCTCGCAACCTCCAGCCTCCATATCAACAACGGCAACGCCCCCTCCCTCGGACACAGTCCAACCACACCAACAGGCTACCTGACCCCCAGTCGGACGAACTGTCCCCCCCAGGTCAACAGCCTTTCTCCTCTCAGCAGCCCACACACAGCCACCTCTACCTCTTTTATGTCACCCAGGATGCCGCGGGCTAGTCCTGGGTTGGGGGGGAGCCCTCGGGTGCCAGGGAACCCCTTCTCTCCCTCTACGCCGGGCCTCCAGTCCCCAGCGGGGGCTCTGAGCAGCGGGGGCTGCCTCAACAGGCAGCACTCCGGTGGTGATGGTAATACTGGTGCAAATGGCGGATCGTCAGGGTCTTTCTCCCTGTCTTCTCCTGGACTTCAGAGACAAGCCAGTACGCCCACCGGCTCCTCAACCCAGCCATCGTCAGCAAAGCCCTCAGAGGGAGGGGAAGAAGGCGGGGAGGACTCTGCTAAAGCCCCCCTTCCTTCTGCCTCACAGCTGGGTAACTCCAGACTCAACCAGCTCCTGGACAGCAGTGGGACAGGAGTTGAGTCACACAACAGCGTCCACTGCACTTCATCACCTCATCCTCCGAACCCCTCCCCCGGTCCTCAGTGTCCCGCCTCCCACAGCAGTCTGACGGAACGGCACAAGATCCTGCACAGGCTGCTGCTCGACAGCAGTCCGAACGATGCCTCCGCCGCCGAGGACGGATTAAACAAAAACGACGTCGAGATCAAGAAGGAGCCGCCTGCCAGTCCGGCTCTGAGCACAGCGCCTCACAAGCCTGGCTCCAGAGAGCCGCAGGACCACCAGTTACTCCGATTTCTCCTGGATACAGACGAAAAG GACTTGGGAGACCTTCCACCTCCATCGGCTCTGAGCCTTCAGACGGTCAGAGTGAAGGTGGAGAAGAGAATCAGCGTGGAGGGACTGACCTGTTCGGGTTCAGCCGTCACACCTGGAGGAGCATCCAAACCTGCAGGAGTCTCCAGCAGCTCGGCTTGCATCAGCCCCAAATCAAGTCCCATCGGAGAGAACCGCCGAGACAGCAGAGACTCCACG ACATCTGTTGGACCTGTTGATAAGGACCCTCTCAGCCAGTTTCTGCCGGGCCTCAGGGGGCCGCTCGGGGCCAAACAGGGCAGCGAGGATTCGGTGAATCCCGGCGTAGGCCTTCAGTCTCCGACCTCCCAGCCTCCAGCTCAGCTCCAGTCCCCCCTGTCCCAGCCTCAGTCTGTCCCCCAGCTCCAGTCCCCGTCACCTCAGCTCCTCCCGTCCTCCCCGCTCAAACTGCAGTCGCCGACTCACCTCCAGCCCGGCGAGGCCTGCGCTCCTCGGAGTGTCAGCGTGAAGAGGGAGCCTCCTGGGACCCCCAACAGAG GGCTCGGCGATGGCGGCCCGCCCTCCGGCTGCAGCCTCCAGACGCAGTCCTCGTTTGATTTCTGCAATCCTGCCACTCCAAGCCAGCCGCAGGGCCAGGGAGACCACTTCCAGACCTCCAAAGACTGCAGCCCTTTCCCAGAGGCTGAAGTTATCAACCTCTTTGGTTCAAGCACAG gGCTAACCAAGATGGATGTGGGAGACTCCCAGTTCCAGCCTCTGGCTCTGTCCAACACCTTGTCTTTCGATGGACTCGGAGCTCCTCTTCAGACTTCTTTAGCGTCGCCTCAAGA GCAGTGTGTGCCCTGTACGCTGGACGAAGAGCTCAGACCCCCGACCACGCCTGAAGGCCGAAACGACGAGAAGGTTCTGATAGAGCAGCTCGTCTCCTTCCTCAGCGGGACAGACGAGAGTGAACTGATCAAACTGGACAAAGCCCTGGGTATCGACAAACTGGTGCAG GGTGGCTGCTTTGACCCTTTCCCTCAAAGTTTCCTCCCCCAGCAACCTACTGCCACACCAGTTTCCATGGACCCCAAACCCCCCACCTTCACCTCCCAGTTTACACCAGCCTCACAAGCTACATTTCCTCCAGAGCTTGCCGCCGTGGGGCAGCACGGCCTGGGGTTTGGAGCCCCCCGCGGGGCGTTTCCGGGCGGGTTGAGGCCGGGCGTGACCAGGCCGCAGGGGATGGGCGCCCAGGTCCGGCTGCCCCCCAACCAGCTGCGCCTGCAGCTACAGCAGAGACTGCAGGGCCCGCAGCAG CTGCAGAACCGACTGGCAGCCATGAGTCCGTTTCCGGGAGGAGCCCAACAAGTCAACAACGGGATTCGTCCGGGGGTTCAGCAGCCGCAGATGTCCTCACAG cagcctcCACTCAACGCTCAGATGCTGGCCCAGCGTCAGCGGGAGCTCTACAGCATCCAGCACCGTCAGCGCCAGCTTTTCCAGCAGAAGGTCATGCTCATGAGACAGAACATGGCGGGCGCTCCGACCGGCGCCGCGGGACCCATCGGAACCGCCAGGGTCCCGAAGGTGCCCCCCACCACGTCTCCGCAGCAGTTCAGCTTCCCGCCCGGGTACAACCCAATGACGGGAAACACCCCTACCTCACCGAGTCACTTCAGCCCCATGTCGGGGGGCCCCCTGGACAGCAAGCTGCCCGCCAGAGTTCCCCTGAGCAACCAGGCGCTGCTGGGCGGCTTGCAGGGCCAGTTCGACAGCAACGTGAACTCCTCATTACAGCAGGGCCTCTTTCAGCAGTTTGCAGGGTCcg CTGTGGTCCAACAAGACCCACCGTTTCCTCCTGAGATGAGCCCCACCAGCCCGTTGTTATCACCTCAGAACTCCACCTCCCAGAGTCCTTTGCTTCAACAGGCCCTGCCTCCTGGCTACCAGTCACCAGACATGAAGAGCTGGCAACAAGCGGGCAT CCTGATCCGTCAGTCGGGACCGAGCGCAGGACAGCCGTTCGGCCAGCAGGGGGTGTACAACAACATGAGCATCACCGTCTCCATGGCTGGAGGCTCGGGGGGCATCAGCTCGTTACCTCCGGTGGGACAGGCGGTCGGCATGAGCAACAGTAACCTCAGCAACGTCGGCTCGGTGTGCAGCGACCAGCAG GTGCAGCAGGTTCAGGTGTTCGCGGACGTCCAGTGCACGGTGAACCTCGTCGGCAGTGACTCCTACCTGAACCAGGGCTCCATCGGGGCCGCGGCGCCGCCCAAGGGCCCCGGTCCGCAGGGCTCCCAGAGCAACCAGGCCCAGCAGAAGagcctcctccagcagctcctcacTGAGTGA